One segment of Synchiropus splendidus isolate RoL2022-P1 chromosome 4, RoL_Sspl_1.0, whole genome shotgun sequence DNA contains the following:
- the LOC128757806 gene encoding LOW QUALITY PROTEIN: NXPE family member 3-like (The sequence of the model RefSeq protein was modified relative to this genomic sequence to represent the inferred CDS: inserted 1 base in 1 codon) encodes MKTPTYTATFPLLWTGKATIEVTLLHPSEAVTVIRRLNKDNPDRVYFKSVFRLNSISETMNCNFCLRPTKLPVCDFTDLRTGEPWFCFKPKQLGCESRISHSMGGYRDKIYPGEEKVFQIGVNMKVKLRSEGPAFVNVLPQRNVQSERNRTVENLGHSGYYYRGEWQALDGTRVQHFQKPAAMSKCLQGKKIYMFGDSTVRQWYEYLVEKLPGLVNFDFHNGPKTGPYMATDIANNIFMLYQVHGLPIRIRPISVSKVRYVANELNSIXGANTVVILGIWAHFASLPDEVYLRRLQRIRNAVVQLLNRSPGTLVIIRTGNIKDLSASRAVFNSDWSTMQQNKILRAVFHRVNVRWVDAWEMTLAHDARFLLHPLPPIIKNMVDVVLSYICPLKEGKVLGGKSAVAVS; translated from the exons ATGAAAACACCTACCTACACAGCCACATTTCCTTTACTCTGGACTGGAAAAGCAACCATCGAG GTGACTCTTCTTCATCCCAGTGAGGCCGTGACAGTAATAAGAAGACTGAACAAAGACAATCCAGACAGAGTTTACTTTAAAAGTGTTTTCCGCCTAAATTCCATCTCTGAAACCATGAACTGTAATTTCTGCCTGCGACCCACCAAACTGCCAGTGTGTGACTTCACCGACCTGCGCACGGGGGAACCATGGTTCTGCTTCAAGCCAAAACAGCTGGGCTGTGAAAGCAGAATCAGCCATTCCATGGGAGGATATCGAGATAAAATATACCCTGGTGAAGAAAAGGTTTTCCAAAT TGGTGtcaacatgaaagtgaaactgagaTCTGAAGGACCAGCGTTTGTGAACGTGCTGCCACAGAGGAATG TTCAGTCAGAGAGGAACAGAACCGTAGAGAACTTGGGACATTCTGGATATTACTACCGTGGAGAGTGGCAGGCCCTGGATGGGACCAGAGTTCAGCATTTTCAAAAGCCTGCTGCCATGAGTAAATGTCTCCAAGGAAAGAAGATCTACATGTTTGGAGACTCCACTGTCAGACAGTGGTATGAATACCTTGTTGAAAAACTGCCAG gTCTGGTGAATTTTGATTTCCACAATGGCCCAAAGACCGGACCGTACATGGCGACCGACATTGCAAACAACATCTTCATGCTCTACCAGGTCCATGGTCTGCCCATACGTATACGACCCATCTCAGTCAGCAAGGTTCGATACGTTGCCAATGAGCTGAACTCCA GAGGAGCAAACACCGTTGTAATTTTGGGTATCTGGGCTCACTTCGCTTCATTACCTGATGAGGTTTACCTCAGGAGACTGCAGCGCATCCGCAACGCTGTTGTGCAATTGTTGAACAGGTCTCCAGGCACACTGGTTATTATTCGCACTGGAAACATCAAAGACCTGTCTGCTTCTAGAGCAGTATTCAACAGTGACTGGTCCACCATGCAGCAGAATAAGATACTTCGAGCTGTGTTCCACAGAGTGAATGTTCGCTGGGTGGATGCCTGGGAGATGACATTGGCACATGATGCCAGGTTTCTGCTTCACCCCCTGCCCCCTATTATCAAGAACATGGTGGATGTGGTCCTGTCCTACATCTGTCCTCTGAAGGAGGGAAAGGTGCTTGGTGGCAAGAGCGCTGTGGCCGTTTCCTGA